Proteins co-encoded in one Montipora capricornis isolate CH-2021 chromosome 12, ASM3666992v2, whole genome shotgun sequence genomic window:
- the LOC138027731 gene encoding uncharacterized protein, with product MANSFLSLGIKRFLNHGVFRRSFVSMVRRVDIALENTSTRKETSVRKTSLLTQLTRTATFTRLYSNEAGIVHSKYTVDIPEQSVTEFVTSKFREYGDDIAMIDSSSGRTYTYNDLSTSIEKLGSALTKRGFKKGDVFAMYLPNVPEYPILFFGVIALGGVVTTLNPTLTETESAYQLKDAGAKYIVTVPPNADKAKKAALEVGIRDVFVIGEAEGCEPLATLLDDDGSAFPSKVPVSPIEDICVMPYSSGTTGFPKGVMLTHNNIVAQMCMLLHEAYRSHPFQGTALGLLPFFHIFGMVVIMAQSLMRGGKIICMQQFDGEQMLRLVQDFKIHCIYLVPPVVTFLTKSPLVANYDLTSIDTILSGAAPLGKELTIALKDRFPFVATVGQGYGLTETSPAATLCPRNDWKPGSSGTVLPNLQAKVVDVQTGEPLGPNQNGEVCIKGPTVMKGYLNNQKATAESITPDGWFHSGDIGYYDKDGHFYIVDRIKDLIKFKGFPVAPAELEALLHAHPKVMDVAVIGIPHEAAGEVPKAFVVLKGEVTETEIIEFVAERVAPYKKLRGGVAFVEQIPKTASGKILKRELRNL from the exons ATGGCGAATTCGTTTCTTTCTCTTGGTATCAAAAGGTTCTTAAATCATGGCGTATTTCGGAGGTCTTTTGTTAGTATGGTACGAAGGGTCGACATTGCATTAGAAAACACATCCACCCGGAAAGAGACAAGCGTCAGAAAAACATCGCTTTTAACACAACTCACTCGGACGGCTACCTTCACAAGGTTGTATTCGAATGAAGCGGGTATCGTGCACAGTAAATACACGGTTGACATCCCAGAACAGTCTGTCACGGAATTTGTGACGAGTAAATTTCGCGAATATGGAGATGACATTGCAATG atcgaCAGTTCCTCAGGACGAACATACACATATAATGATCTCAGTACTTCAATTGAAAAGTTAGGATCAGCTTTAACAAAAAGAGGTTTCAAGAAAGGGGATGTATTTGCAATGTACCTTCCAAATGTACCTGAATATcccattttattttttggagTGATTGCTCTCGGTGGGGTGGTAACAACATTGAATCCCACTCTCACGGAAACGGAGTCAGCTTACCAGCTGAAAGATGCAGGTGCTAAATATATTGTCACTGTACCTCCGAATGCTGACAAAGCGAAGAAAGCAGCATTAGAAGTTGGAATTCGTGATGTGTTTGTCATTGGGGAAGCAGAAGGCTGTGAGCCACTTGCCACACTTTTGGATGACGACGGTTCAGCATTTCCTAGTAAAGTGCCAGTCAGTCCAATAGAGGATATTTGTGTCATGCCATACTCTAGTGGAACAACTGGCTTTCCTAAAGGAGTCATGCTAACTCATAATAACATAGTGGCACAAATGTGCATGCTGCTTCATGAGGCATACAGGTCTCATCCATTCCAAGGAACAGCCCTTGGACTTCTCCCATTCTTCCATATTTTTGGTATGGTGGTTATTATGGCGCAATCTTTAATGCGTGGTGGGAAGATAATCTGCATGCAGCAGTTTGATGGGGAACAAATGCTCAGGCTCGTACAAGATTTTAAG ATACACTGCATTTATCTTGTGCCACCAGTCGTTACATTTTTAACCAAGAGTCCTTTGGTTGCAAACTATGATCTAACAAGCATAGATACTATTTTGAGTGGTGCTGCACCTCTTGGCAAAGAACTTACTATTGCACTAAAGGATCGTTTTCCTTTTGTAGCAACTGTTGGACAAG GTTATGGCCTGACAGAGACAAGCCCAGCAGCAACGCTCTGTCCTCGAAATGACTGGAAGCCTGGTTCTTCTGGGACAGTTTTGCCAAATCTTCAAGCAAAG GTGGTTGATGTTCAAACAGGTGAGCCTCTTGGTCCAAACCAAAATGGAGAGGTGTGCATCAAAGGACCGACTGTTATGAAAG GTTACCTCAATAACCAGAAAGCCACTGCAGAAAGCATCACACCCGATGGATGGTTTCATAGTGGGGACATTGGATACTATGACAAGGATGGACACTTTTACATTGTGGACAGGATAAAAGATCTCATCAAATTCAAAGGATTTCCg GTGGCCCCAGCTGAATTGGAAGCTCTTCTTCACGCACACCCAAAGGTTATGGATGTTGCAGTCATTGGAATTCCTCATGAAGCTGCCGGAGAAGTTCCAAAAGCATTTGTTGTTCTAAAAGGAGAAGTCACTGAGACAGAGATAATTGAGTTTGTTGCTGAAAGAGTGGCCCCCTACAAAAAACTCAGGGGAGGGGTAGCATTTGTAGAGCAGATCCCTAAAACAGCCAGTGGAAAAATACTCAAGCGAGAACTGAGAAATTTGTAG